From a region of the Triticum aestivum cultivar Chinese Spring chromosome 7D, IWGSC CS RefSeq v2.1, whole genome shotgun sequence genome:
- the LOC123164868 gene encoding GDT1-like protein 5 isoform X1 yields MSPSLLGGLTKSLAMTVLSEVGDKTFFAAAILAMRHPRKLVLAGCLSALTVMTALSASLGWAAPNLISRKWTHHITTLLFFVFGIWSLWEGFKEEGESEDLAELEAKLDADFKSNKGESKNKSKATEDTKKKQRPFLMQFFSPIFIKAFSITFFGEWGDKSQVSCTKGLFYSPPSKATLMLLLDDLVYSLPFSSQIATIGLAADENPFGVVIGGVIAQALCTTAAVMGGKSLASQISEKMVELSSGVLFLLFGIMSLLSGPEGQL; encoded by the exons atgtcgccgTCTCTGCTCGGG GGGCTCACCAAGTCGCTGGCCATGACCGTGCTCTCCGAGGTCGGCGACAAgaccttcttcgccgccgcg ATTCTGGCCATGCGCCATCCACGGAAGCTCGTCCTTGCTGGCTGTCTATCGGCATTAACA GTGATGACGGCTTTATCTGCTTCTCTTGGCTGGGCTGCACCAAATCTG ATATCACGTAAATGGACTCATCATATCACCACTCTGCTGTTCTTTGTGTTTGGCATCTGGTCATTGTGGGAAGGCTTCAAAGAAGAAGG AGAGTCAGAAGATCTGGCTGAATTGGAAGCAAAGCTG GATGCGGACTTTAAGAGTAACAAAGGggaatcaaaaaataaatcaaag GCAACTGAAGATACAAAGAAAAAGCAAAGGCCATTTCTCATGCAGTTCTTCTCGCCAATTTTTATAAAG GCATTTTCCATCACTTTCTTTGGTGAGTGGGGTGACAAGAGCCAGGTAAGTTGCACAAAGGGACTGTTCTATTCGCCCCCTTCCAAAGCAACTTTGATGTTATTGTTAGATGATCTGGTGTATTCCTTACCCTTTTCTTCTCAGATTGCTACAATTGGCCTGGCTGCTGATGAAAACCCATTCGGTGTCGTCATCGGGGGAGTCAT AGCTCAAGCACTCTGCACTACCGCTGCCGTGATGGGAGGGAAGAGCCTGGCCTCTCAGATATCCGAGAAGATG